The following proteins come from a genomic window of Myxococcales bacterium:
- a CDS encoding iron ABC transporter permease, with amino-acid sequence MVSAGTQWHDTAGKRAGHGVRWFLLSVALLAVAVALALLFGTQSTSLWRALVDASSLDRTILVEARLPRVLLGVVAGAGLSAVGLAFQAVLRNPLAEPYVLGVSGGAALGATVAILLGLTGATLFGASLVPLLALLGGLLATTLVYGLVRGGADGTGTTILLAGVVVNAIASAAITFLKTLVTAAKTQELLFWLMGFLDVPSTRALAFVLFYTSLGVALLVRDAARLNLLALGDAPASALGVDVVALERRTFFACSLVVGAIVSVTGLIGFVGLIVPHAVRKLVGPDLRVALPVSLCLGGAVLVSCDLVSRSLFHWLGTEPPVGAVTALLGGPLFLLLMRKR; translated from the coding sequence ATGGTCTCGGCAGGCACCCAATGGCACGACACCGCGGGCAAGCGCGCGGGCCACGGCGTGCGTTGGTTCCTTCTGTCGGTGGCCCTCTTGGCCGTCGCTGTGGCCCTTGCGCTGCTCTTCGGCACCCAATCGACCTCCCTTTGGCGCGCCCTCGTCGACGCGTCGTCCCTCGATCGCACGATCCTCGTCGAGGCGCGGCTGCCGCGCGTGCTGCTCGGCGTCGTCGCGGGAGCCGGCCTCTCCGCCGTGGGGCTCGCGTTTCAAGCGGTGCTCCGTAACCCGCTCGCGGAGCCCTACGTCCTCGGCGTCTCGGGCGGCGCGGCGCTCGGCGCAACGGTCGCCATACTCCTCGGCCTTACGGGCGCCACGCTCTTCGGCGCCTCGCTCGTGCCCCTCTTGGCGCTCCTCGGCGGCCTCCTCGCCACGACGCTGGTCTACGGGCTCGTCAGGGGCGGCGCCGACGGCACCGGGACGACCATCTTGTTGGCCGGTGTGGTGGTGAACGCCATCGCTTCGGCGGCCATCACGTTCTTGAAGACCCTCGTGACCGCCGCCAAGACGCAAGAGCTGCTCTTCTGGCTCATGGGTTTCTTGGACGTGCCGAGCACGCGGGCGCTCGCCTTCGTGCTCTTCTACACGAGCCTCGGCGTCGCGCTCCTCGTGAGAGACGCGGCCCGCCTCAACCTCCTTGCGCTCGGCGACGCGCCGGCCTCGGCGCTCGGGGTCGACGTGGTCGCCCTCGAGCGTCGGACGTTCTTCGCGTGTTCACTCGTCGTTGGCGCCATCGTCAGCGTGACGGGCCTCATCGGCTTCGTAGGACTCATCGTTCCCCACGCCGTGCGCAAGCTCGTAGGGCCCGACCTCCGCGTCGCGTTGCCCGTGTCTCTCTGCCTTGGCGGGGCCGTGCTTGTGTCCTGCGATCTCGTGAGCCGCTCGCTCTTCCACTGGCTCGGCACCGAGCCGCCGGTCGGCGCCGTCACCGCGCTCTTGGGCGGCCCGCTCTTCTTGCTCTTGATGCGGAAACGCTAG